TAAATGTCAGAACGTCTGGTGAGACATTTAGTAATTCAACCTTTTTATCAAACTGGGTATTTTCTAAATAGGCTTTAGATTTATTCCATATAAAAACAGAATCTTTTTTATAAACATCTTTTTTAAAATCGATTATAATTTTAGGTTCAGAGAAATAATAGGATAGCCATTTAAAACCATGTGTTTTTAAAGTAATGTTTAACGCTATAGAATCGTTAAAAATAATATTTTCTTGGGGTACGTTTATTTTTTCAATATTAAAAACAATGGTATTTGTAGTTGTTTTTGAGAGTTTTGTGAATATTAAAATGATGAATGCCAAAAATAAGAATAAAAAAAATACATTTATTTTTTTGTTCTTAATAGAGGCTAATATGTCGGACTTTATTTTTTTTATCATGATGATTTAAAAAACAAATTTGGAAAATGTGTTTTAGGGTTCTTTTTAAAAATTTCTACAACTAAAGTTGATTTTAAAAATCCATAGCCATAACCAAAAAACTGTATCCCAATGGCTATTAACGATAATAACGAAACTACAAAATTTTTAGTTGTTAATAAAGCTGTTAAAAATGCTAATGCAAAATACAAGGCATAAAGTATGATAAACAACTTAATTTGAAATGCCATTAAAAAAACGGACCCTATAAATCCTAAACTAAAGAAAGTTGGAAACCAATAAGTTATTTTTTTTGTTGAAGGATGCCAGCTATTTAAAATAGGGCGAACTAACCCAAACTTATACACTTGTTTGTAAAATTTACTCCAAGAAATACGCCGTTTGTGGTACACAAAAGCTTCTGGAATCAACGCTGTTTTATAACCTAAACCCCAAAGACGAATGGATAAATCGGGATCCTCCCCAGGATGAATGAAACCAAAACCTTCAGATGCCAAAAAAGCTTCTTTTGAAATGCCCATATTAAAACTTCTGGGTTGAAATGTATTAACACTCTTTTTATTACCTCGAATACCTCCTGTGGTAATAACCGATGTCATTGAAAAATTAATCGCTTTTTGTAAATTACTAAACGATTGATGTGCTGCATCTGGTCCACCAAAGCAATCTACATAATTTGTAGTTAAACTCTTTTCAACTTCAAATAAATAGTTTTCAGGCAGAATACAATCAGAATCTAAAATAATAAAATAATTTCCTTTAGCATGATGCATCCCAAAATTTCTAGAATCGCCAGGACCGGAATTTTTCTTAAAAAAGTAGGAGATATTAAGTTTGGCTGTAAAAGTATCAACAATGACTTTTGATGGTATCGTAGAACCATCTTCAACAATAACAATTTCAAATTTAGTATCCGTTTTCAAGCCAACAAAACTTTGCAAAAGCTCTTGCGTTTCGTCTGGCCGATTGTAAACGGGGATAATGAATGAAAATTGTAATTGCATAACACAAATGTAATTAAAGCAAATAAAAAAGCCACCTTATACAAGTGGCTATGTTTTATTTTTTTAAAATTTCACAAGTTTTAAAAAACCTATGAAGTTTTTTATATTATTTTATTATTCTCCTACAAAAGTGCTCATAACAGCGTCACTAACGCCCATGTTGCTAAAACCTCCATCGTGAAATAGATTTTGCAAGGTAACACGCTTTGTTAAATCACTAAATAATGTAACGGTATAGTTAGCACAATCTAATGCGGTGGCGTTACCAAGTGGCGACATTTTATCAGCATAAGCAATAAATCCGTCAAATCCTTTTACACCACTACCAGCAGTTGTAGGTGTTGGCGACTGAGAAATAGTATTTACACGCACTTTTTTATCACGACCAAAGAAATATCCAAAACTACGAGCTATGCTTTCTAAATAGGCTTTATTATCAGCCATATCATTATAATCAGGGAATACACGTTGTGCAGCCATATAAGTTAAAGCTACGATACTTCCCCATTCGTTCATGGCATCTTGCTTATAAAGCGTTTGCATTACTTTATGAAAAGACATTGCGGAAACATCTGTTCCTTTTTGTGTCCAATCGTAATTTTGGTCTGTATAGTGTTTTCCCTTTCTAACGTTAATAGACATCCCAATAGAATGTAAAACAAAATCTATTTTACCTCCAAGAATTTCTACAGATTGTTTAACCAAATTTTCTATATCTTCAATCGAAGTGGCATCTGCAGGAATAATTTGAGATCCCGTTTTTTCAGCTAATTCATTAATTTGTCCCATTCTCATGGCAACTGGCGCATTGGTTAAAACAAAAGTACCTCCTTCTTCGTGAACGCGTTCTGCTGTTTTCCAAGCAATTGAATTTGAGTCTAATGCTCCAAAAATAATTCCTCTTTTCCCTTTTAGTAAATTGTATGACATACTTTTTGGTTTATATGTTGATTTGTTAAATTAGTGTGCAAAGATACAATTAATTCAATAATTCTTTAGCATGTGCTATGGCTGAAGACGACATTTCTAAACCACCTAACATTTGAGCAATTTCAACAATACGTTCGTCATGGTTTAGTTTCACTAAATTGGTTTGTGTTACCTCGTTCACGTCTTCTTTAAATACTTTAAAATGCGCATGTCCTTTCGCTGCAATTTGTGGTAAATGGGTTATAGAAAACACTTGCATGGTTTTACTCATTTGCAACATGATATCGCCCATTTTATTTGAAATTTCACCCGAAACCCCTGTGTCAATTTCATCAAACATAATGGTTGGTAATTGAATATATTTTGACAACACCGATTTTATAGCTAGCATAATACGCGATAACTCACCTCCTGAAGCGGCCTTCTTAAGATCGTTAAAATTCCCACCTTTATTAGCAGAAAACAAAAATGACAAGTCGTCTTTACCGTTTGCTAAAAATGCTTCCTCATAAAGAACCTCTATTTTAAACTGAGCATTCGGCATACCTAAACTCGCTAAAAGAGTTTCTAATTGTTCTTTTAACTGTGGAATAATATCGGTTCGCTTAGTATGGATCTCTTTTGAAATAGTATTTAATTCAGCCTCCTTATTTTCTATTTCTAATTGTTTCTTTTGAATAGACGCATCTAAATTTTCGGTAAACGAAACCTTTTCCTCTAGCTGCGTTTTAATAGTTATTAAATCTAAA
The genomic region above belongs to Mariniflexile litorale and contains:
- a CDS encoding glycosyltransferase, which encodes MQLQFSFIIPVYNRPDETQELLQSFVGLKTDTKFEIVIVEDGSTIPSKVIVDTFTAKLNISYFFKKNSGPGDSRNFGMHHAKGNYFIILDSDCILPENYLFEVEKSLTTNYVDCFGGPDAAHQSFSNLQKAINFSMTSVITTGGIRGNKKSVNTFQPRSFNMGISKEAFLASEGFGFIHPGEDPDLSIRLWGLGYKTALIPEAFVYHKRRISWSKFYKQVYKFGLVRPILNSWHPSTKKITYWFPTFFSLGFIGSVFLMAFQIKLFIILYALYFALAFLTALLTTKNFVVSLLSLIAIGIQFFGYGYGFLKSTLVVEIFKKNPKTHFPNLFFKSS
- a CDS encoding SDR family oxidoreductase, producing the protein MSYNLLKGKRGIIFGALDSNSIAWKTAERVHEEGGTFVLTNAPVAMRMGQINELAEKTGSQIIPADATSIEDIENLVKQSVEILGGKIDFVLHSIGMSINVRKGKHYTDQNYDWTQKGTDVSAMSFHKVMQTLYKQDAMNEWGSIVALTYMAAQRVFPDYNDMADNKAYLESIARSFGYFFGRDKKVRVNTISQSPTPTTAGSGVKGFDGFIAYADKMSPLGNATALDCANYTVTLFSDLTKRVTLQNLFHDGGFSNMGVSDAVMSTFVGE